From a single Ignavibacteriales bacterium genomic region:
- a CDS encoding LacI family DNA-binding transcriptional regulator: MPSIKDIAARAQVSIGTVDRVLHNRGRVSAETKARVEQIIRKLGYRPNIHARNLSLDKAYRFGIVLPRLSQDSGYWNIPMMGIERAGRELQVYKVHLRSHYFDRYSERSFERALRDALGAKPDGLLIAPVLPQIAQKLIPAIPGGIPFVFIDSMIPGTECLSFIGQDPYQSGLLAAGLMLKSVRNGRSVAIVKVMPEDFHITERIRGFLSGLRDSPQQGARVYEVDSHKGEKAFAGVVELMLRENKNLGGVFVSNAWTHSVARLVNALPDRERVSLIGYDLVEKNLRALERNAVDFLISQRPEMQGYEGVYCLYEHVVLREPVKRKIMVPIDILTRDNVQYYQDYTREELWTPSVSSSELTTGLIQSAL; encoded by the coding sequence TTGCCATCGATAAAAGACATAGCCGCCCGCGCACAGGTTTCCATCGGTACCGTCGATCGCGTTCTCCACAACAGGGGACGTGTCTCTGCGGAAACCAAGGCACGCGTCGAGCAGATCATCCGAAAGCTCGGCTACCGGCCGAATATCCATGCCCGCAATCTGTCCCTCGATAAGGCGTATAGGTTCGGCATCGTGCTTCCCCGGCTTTCGCAGGACAGCGGGTATTGGAACATACCGATGATGGGAATCGAGAGGGCCGGACGCGAACTGCAAGTATACAAGGTGCACCTGCGTTCACACTACTTCGACCGGTATTCCGAACGATCATTCGAACGCGCCCTTCGCGACGCGCTGGGGGCGAAACCCGACGGACTGCTCATCGCTCCGGTCCTTCCGCAAATCGCGCAAAAGCTCATACCTGCGATTCCGGGAGGAATTCCGTTTGTCTTCATCGATTCTATGATTCCGGGAACGGAGTGCCTCTCGTTCATCGGCCAGGACCCTTACCAGAGCGGTCTTCTGGCAGCGGGGTTGATGCTTAAGTCGGTGCGGAACGGCAGGTCGGTTGCGATTGTCAAGGTTATGCCTGAGGATTTCCACATCACGGAAAGAATTCGCGGGTTTCTCTCAGGTCTGCGCGACAGTCCCCAGCAAGGGGCGCGAGTGTATGAGGTTGACAGCCATAAGGGCGAGAAGGCGTTCGCCGGAGTTGTTGAGCTCATGCTGCGGGAGAACAAGAACCTGGGCGGCGTGTTTGTTTCGAACGCCTGGACACACTCAGTTGCTCGGCTGGTCAATGCACTCCCGGACCGGGAAAGAGTCTCCCTCATCGGTTACGACCTCGTCGAGAAGAATCTCAGAGCGCTCGAAAGAAACGCCGTTGACTTCTTGATCAGTCAAAGACCCGAAATGCAGGGGTACGAAGGAGTCTACTGTCTGTACGAACACGTGGTTCTCCGTGAGCCTGTCAAGCGAAAGATCATGGTTCCCATCGACATCCTCACAAGAGACAACGTCCAATACTATCAGGATTACACACGCGAGGAATTATGGACACCAAGCGTTTCGTCATCGGAGTTGACTACGGGACTGATTCAGTCCGCACTCTGA
- a CDS encoding substrate-binding domain-containing protein produces MKRILKIREFVILLAVIVTALVFYAAQPGEGNRFLSLSNLEAVLMGISLDGLIAIGMTFVIITGGFDLSVGSTFAFGGLIVGVLLQSGFSTPVAFFGAILAGCAVGLFNGFFITKVKVNPFVTTLGSMTIVRGIVLVATQGNSITGFPSGFLAIGQEKLFGVFLPILIMLVFLVLSDFLLRKSRFLRKTYYIGGNEEAARLSGIDVDNLKVWMYVITGALSAFAGVIATAKTGATSPVAGTGAELRIIAAVVVGGASLSGGRGTIFGTFLGLMLTSIITNGLGFLRISFYAEGIVSGTILIIAVMLDQLTRERIRLFIRFLTTTRNKRMERAINVALACIVVLLFVFRPWGSVSTTTESKKAASSNEEYVFIGVSVGNPYWVDARLGMEDKAKMLGVKSELRGPTGNDPNQQVKEFEQLIARRPAGILIAPASNVMTPSINRAIDLGIPVICIDTDDPNSKRYAYIGTDNYNAGRQTGLMLARAIGGKGEVALLMIPGQLNHEERARGCKEVLATYPDIRIVKIGNDQALATEAEKVARSILQAYPNLAGFGCVNAAGGEGCAVAVKEAGKVGKVKIIAMDRNETTLEFIEQGIIEASIAQRTYTMAYMGLELLYDLNHNNMQLVNNWREAKIIPLPRSIDTGTIVIDKTNVSAFRRSGKNM; encoded by the coding sequence ATGAAAAGAATCCTGAAGATTCGGGAGTTTGTCATCCTGCTTGCGGTGATCGTGACCGCCCTCGTGTTTTATGCGGCGCAGCCGGGTGAAGGTAACCGTTTTCTCTCGCTGTCAAATCTCGAAGCCGTGCTGATGGGGATCTCGCTTGACGGGCTGATTGCCATAGGGATGACGTTTGTCATTATCACGGGAGGTTTCGATCTCTCTGTCGGCTCGACGTTTGCGTTCGGCGGCCTGATCGTCGGGGTGCTGCTGCAGAGCGGCTTTTCGACGCCGGTCGCCTTCTTCGGGGCAATACTCGCCGGGTGTGCTGTCGGTCTGTTCAACGGATTCTTCATCACGAAAGTCAAGGTCAATCCATTTGTCACGACGCTTGGTTCGATGACGATCGTACGCGGAATTGTCCTTGTTGCCACACAGGGAAACTCCATCACCGGCTTTCCGTCCGGATTCCTCGCCATCGGCCAAGAGAAGCTGTTCGGAGTCTTCCTGCCGATCCTGATCATGCTCGTGTTCCTTGTTCTCTCCGACTTCCTGCTGAGAAAATCGCGATTTCTGCGCAAGACATACTACATCGGGGGCAACGAAGAAGCGGCCCGCCTTTCCGGAATCGATGTCGATAACCTCAAAGTCTGGATGTATGTCATCACCGGGGCACTCTCCGCCTTTGCCGGGGTCATCGCGACCGCGAAAACCGGAGCGACATCGCCGGTGGCAGGGACCGGTGCAGAGCTGCGGATTATTGCTGCTGTCGTGGTCGGCGGCGCCAGCCTCTCTGGCGGGCGGGGAACAATCTTTGGTACATTCCTCGGGCTGATGCTCACAAGCATCATCACCAACGGTTTGGGGTTCCTCCGCATTTCTTTCTATGCGGAAGGAATCGTATCCGGCACAATCCTCATCATCGCTGTCATGCTCGATCAACTGACACGAGAACGCATACGGCTATTCATTCGCTTTCTGACAACCACAAGGAACAAACGCATGGAACGAGCAATCAATGTTGCCCTGGCTTGCATCGTGGTGTTGCTGTTTGTTTTCAGGCCCTGGGGATCTGTTTCAACGACCACTGAAAGCAAGAAAGCTGCGTCGAGCAACGAAGAGTACGTGTTCATCGGCGTTTCCGTCGGGAATCCGTACTGGGTTGACGCGCGGCTGGGGATGGAAGACAAAGCGAAAATGCTGGGGGTCAAATCCGAATTGCGCGGCCCTACCGGCAACGATCCGAATCAGCAGGTGAAGGAGTTCGAACAACTCATCGCCCGCCGGCCGGCCGGAATCCTTATTGCGCCTGCATCGAACGTCATGACGCCAAGCATCAATCGCGCCATCGATCTTGGAATCCCGGTCATCTGCATCGATACGGATGACCCGAACAGCAAGCGCTACGCGTACATCGGAACGGACAACTACAATGCGGGCCGGCAGACCGGATTGATGCTTGCGCGTGCGATTGGGGGAAAAGGAGAGGTCGCGCTGCTCATGATCCCTGGGCAGCTGAATCACGAAGAGCGGGCACGCGGGTGCAAGGAAGTCCTCGCGACATATCCCGATATCAGGATCGTGAAGATCGGCAATGACCAGGCCCTTGCGACAGAAGCAGAAAAGGTTGCCCGTTCGATATTGCAGGCCTATCCAAACCTCGCCGGATTTGGCTGTGTCAACGCGGCCGGGGGAGAAGGGTGCGCCGTCGCCGTGAAGGAAGCCGGAAAGGTCGGAAAGGTGAAGATCATCGCTATGGACCGGAACGAAACGACGCTCGAGTTCATCGAGCAGGGCATTATCGAAGCCTCGATTGCACAGCGAACGTACACGATGGCATATATGGGCCTCGAGCTACTCTACGATCTTAATCACAACAACATGCAACTCGTCAACAACTGGAGGGAAGCTAAAATCATCCCTCTCCCGCGGAGCATCGATACCGGTACGATTGTGATCGACAAAACGAATGTGAGTGCGTTTCGGCGAAGCGGGAAGAACATGTGA